One region of Natronorubrum aibiense genomic DNA includes:
- a CDS encoding DUF7118 family protein produces MSERVHHSDADATDDGRTPLEALEAARERFAQAETAIDDHGDEAVADAADAYRTATDLLENYVDRATGTGRENFKAYIELEGKFDQLVTGLPDDLKGRSAFEDALEVLDKRRLSEADFDRAHAALEPAAQFAELLDEREAAREAIGDARTTAAKRRRELDDEIGKRERLLELATADLEAPVEDLREPIEAYNDAIETAFEAFRLEASAREVFALVERSRWYPFVPYEQPPADLADYVREDPAGEYTIPELLEYADYSRSKLSHYVESADELKRRVATQRTYLDGIDADPLTIAWPPGEAGTLQRKVREIRPFVARVADEAVVAKLRSLRRLTTDPEFDYDRLQTAAQAVDQLSPDERERLADGAIAAELETLRDERDALEAALEVEDPI; encoded by the coding sequence ATGAGCGAACGCGTTCACCACTCCGACGCGGACGCCACTGACGACGGACGGACACCGCTCGAGGCCCTCGAGGCTGCCCGCGAGCGGTTCGCACAGGCCGAGACAGCGATCGACGACCACGGCGACGAGGCGGTCGCCGACGCCGCCGACGCCTACCGGACGGCGACGGACTTACTCGAGAACTACGTCGACCGGGCGACGGGCACCGGCCGGGAGAACTTCAAGGCCTACATCGAACTCGAGGGAAAATTCGACCAGTTGGTCACGGGCCTTCCCGACGACCTGAAGGGCCGGTCGGCGTTCGAGGACGCCCTCGAGGTGCTCGATAAACGTCGGCTCAGCGAGGCGGATTTCGACCGCGCCCACGCCGCCCTGGAGCCGGCGGCACAGTTTGCCGAACTACTCGACGAACGCGAGGCCGCTCGCGAGGCGATCGGCGACGCCCGGACGACCGCCGCCAAACGGCGCCGGGAACTCGACGACGAAATCGGCAAGCGCGAGCGACTGCTCGAACTCGCGACCGCCGACCTCGAGGCCCCCGTCGAGGACCTTCGCGAGCCGATCGAGGCGTACAACGACGCGATCGAAACCGCGTTCGAGGCGTTTCGACTTGAGGCCTCGGCTCGCGAGGTGTTCGCGCTGGTCGAGCGCAGTCGCTGGTATCCGTTCGTCCCCTACGAGCAGCCGCCGGCGGATCTGGCCGACTACGTTCGGGAGGATCCGGCCGGCGAGTACACCATTCCGGAGTTGCTCGAGTACGCTGACTACTCCCGCTCGAAGCTCTCACACTACGTCGAGAGCGCGGACGAACTCAAACGCCGGGTCGCGACCCAGCGGACGTATCTCGACGGAATCGACGCCGACCCGCTGACGATCGCGTGGCCGCCGGGCGAGGCGGGCACCCTCCAGCGCAAGGTACGGGAGATCCGTCCGTTCGTCGCCCGCGTCGCCGACGAGGCCGTCGTCGCTAAGTTGCGCTCGCTCCGGCGGCTCACGACCGACCCCGAGTTCGACTACGACCGTCTGCAGACGGCTGCTCAGGCGGTCGATCAGCTCTCTCCCGACGAACGCGAGCGTCTGGCCGACGGCGCCATCGCGGCCGAACTCGAGACGCTTCGGGACGAACGCGACGCGCTCGAGGCGGCACTCGAGGTCGAGGATCCGATCTGA
- a CDS encoding universal stress protein: MARQLLVPMDDSEPARAALEYALSVIPDAEITVVHVVDDLEAGYGGRPPATAGGDRTEDEPEFFADVHAIAADYDSTVETAVVEGTTAEAILEYAADADVDGIVMGSEGRSGVSRMLLGSVAEAVTRRSSIPVTVVP, from the coding sequence ATGGCCAGACAGCTCCTCGTTCCGATGGACGACTCCGAGCCGGCGCGGGCGGCTCTCGAGTACGCACTCTCGGTCATTCCCGACGCCGAAATCACGGTGGTCCACGTGGTCGACGACCTCGAGGCGGGCTACGGCGGACGACCACCAGCAACGGCCGGCGGTGACAGGACCGAAGACGAGCCCGAGTTTTTTGCTGATGTGCACGCGATCGCCGCCGACTACGACAGCACCGTCGAGACGGCCGTCGTCGAGGGGACGACGGCGGAGGCAATCCTCGAGTACGCCGCCGACGCGGACGTCGACGGCATTGTGATGGGCAGCGAGGGCCGATCGGGCGTTTCCCGAATGCTGCTCGGCAGCGTCGCAGAGGCTGTCACGCGTCGGTCGTCGATTCCGGTAACAGTCGTCCCGTAA
- a CDS encoding HPP family protein — translation MDDRLGTTLHTGLLLSTTAVLAWLSGLALLFPSLGPSAFVLALFQDGDATAPRRVIGGHVIGVVAGLLVYHLLASGLSMTTAADPASLEGLRLAASGVFATTLTAGGMLATDTRHPPACATTLIVSLGLLSTLLEGVLIVAAVVVLVAAHRAVLLAVGGN, via the coding sequence ATGGACGATCGGCTCGGAACGACATTGCACACCGGACTCTTGCTCTCGACGACGGCCGTGTTGGCGTGGCTATCCGGACTGGCGCTGTTGTTCCCGAGTCTCGGTCCCTCCGCGTTCGTACTGGCACTGTTTCAGGACGGCGACGCGACCGCCCCGCGGCGGGTCATCGGCGGCCACGTCATCGGCGTCGTCGCCGGCTTGCTGGTGTATCACCTCCTCGCGAGTGGGCTCTCGATGACGACCGCTGCCGATCCAGCCTCACTCGAGGGGCTTCGCCTCGCTGCGAGTGGCGTTTTCGCGACGACGCTGACTGCCGGCGGGATGCTCGCGACCGACACTCGTCATCCGCCCGCCTGCGCGACAACGCTGATCGTTTCGCTCGGGCTGTTATCGACGCTCCTCGAGGGTGTGTTGATCGTCGCCGCGGTGGTCGTGCTGGTGGCCGCCCACCGGGCGGTGCTCCTCGCCGTTGGCGGGAACTGA
- the glmM gene encoding phosphoglucosamine mutase: MQVFGSSGTRGVANEELTPAFVLRVAKAAGTAWGADRVAIARDTRYTGRMLADAAASGLASTGTDVDRLGIIPTPGAQAYADREGVPVIMITASHNPPQYNGVKLVGSDGIELAIADLEEIEQVLLAEGFAVAPWDETGRSREIEGVTTSYIDELLAAADRETIADADLTVALDPGHGAGALTSPEFFRKLGCRVVTVNGQPDGKFPGRDPEPVPDNLEDLGNLVRATDADIGIAHDGDADRAIFFDETGEYVSGDATLAVLAAAELEAGDTTVSAVNVSQRLVDVVTEVGADLELTPIGSTNIITRIEELEANGKRVPIAGEGNGGIFFPAFRLTRDGAFTAARFLELVAEQPVSELVAPYDGYANVRHNLAYESTAERDAMLDAAANHAQSSDADLNTRDGYRLDHGDAWVLARPSGTEPLVRVYAEARDTERARELADELYETLADAKADA; this comes from the coding sequence ATGCAAGTGTTCGGATCGAGCGGGACGCGGGGCGTCGCCAACGAGGAGTTGACGCCCGCGTTCGTCCTGCGGGTCGCGAAAGCGGCAGGGACGGCCTGGGGTGCCGATCGGGTTGCTATCGCGCGTGATACGCGCTACACCGGGCGGATGCTCGCCGACGCGGCTGCAAGCGGGCTGGCGAGTACGGGGACGGACGTCGATCGGCTCGGCATCATCCCGACGCCGGGCGCACAGGCCTACGCCGACCGAGAAGGGGTCCCCGTTATCATGATCACGGCCTCACACAACCCGCCGCAGTACAACGGCGTCAAACTCGTCGGCAGCGACGGCATCGAACTCGCGATCGCCGACCTCGAGGAGATCGAACAGGTGTTGCTCGCCGAAGGCTTCGCGGTTGCGCCGTGGGACGAAACCGGCCGCTCTCGGGAGATCGAGGGCGTTACGACGTCCTATATCGACGAACTGCTCGCGGCGGCCGACCGGGAGACCATCGCCGACGCCGACCTGACGGTCGCACTCGATCCCGGCCACGGTGCCGGCGCGCTCACCAGCCCCGAGTTCTTCCGCAAGCTCGGCTGTCGCGTCGTCACGGTCAACGGCCAGCCCGACGGCAAGTTCCCCGGCCGGGACCCCGAGCCAGTGCCCGACAATCTCGAGGATCTGGGCAACCTCGTCCGGGCAACCGATGCCGACATCGGCATCGCCCACGACGGCGACGCCGACCGCGCCATCTTCTTCGACGAAACCGGCGAGTACGTCTCCGGCGACGCGACGCTGGCCGTCCTCGCCGCCGCCGAACTCGAGGCCGGTGACACGACCGTCTCGGCGGTCAACGTCTCCCAGCGACTGGTCGACGTCGTCACCGAGGTCGGGGCCGACCTCGAGCTCACTCCCATCGGCTCGACGAACATCATCACCCGGATCGAGGAACTCGAGGCCAACGGCAAGCGGGTGCCGATCGCAGGCGAGGGCAACGGTGGGATTTTCTTCCCGGCGTTCCGCCTCACGCGAGACGGTGCGTTCACCGCAGCCCGGTTCCTCGAACTCGTCGCCGAACAACCGGTCAGCGAACTCGTCGCCCCCTACGATGGCTACGCAAACGTCCGTCACAACCTCGCTTACGAGTCGACGGCCGAACGCGACGCCATGCTCGATGCGGCGGCGAACCACGCCCAGTCATCCGACGCCGACCTCAACACTCGCGACGGCTACCGACTCGACCACGGCGACGCGTGGGTGCTCGCTCGCCCCTCCGGCACCGAACCGCTCGTCCGCGTGTACGCCGAGGCCCGCGACACCGAGCGCGCCCGAGAACTCGCCGACGAGCTGTACGAGACGCTCGCCGACGCGAAAGCAGACGCGTAA
- a CDS encoding HVO_0234 family beta-propeller protein, whose product MHSIEEKRVYGDREGATEAYVSSSIGVVRVRVAGDTVGEFGLCDRCTAHDVAAADGIVAVATDEDVRLLVPPAEDDESAADDPPITETGFGPAVAVGLDDAGLLAASPDGEIARLAGDVPADDGDWESLESAGIGAVRAIDGDLVGTEDGVYRVHEAGLDHAGLSAVRDVSAAGVPLAATDDGLYKLGNGWMQVLEGPFDVVAADPQSEPGRLARAHAVSGETVYAYGENDWQVYDRSSTPVVGFGYGETCYAVTERGTFLSATPDDGNGPWRSRTLGIGDVTGLAVLR is encoded by the coding sequence ATGCACTCGATCGAGGAAAAACGCGTCTACGGCGATCGGGAAGGAGCCACCGAAGCCTACGTCTCGAGTTCGATCGGCGTCGTCCGCGTCCGCGTCGCCGGCGACACCGTCGGCGAGTTCGGCCTCTGTGATCGCTGTACCGCACACGATGTTGCGGCGGCCGATGGGATCGTTGCGGTTGCAACCGACGAGGACGTCCGGCTGCTGGTACCGCCAGCCGAGGACGACGAATCGGCAGCGGACGACCCGCCGATCACGGAAACCGGCTTCGGTCCAGCGGTCGCCGTCGGCCTCGACGACGCGGGACTGCTCGCGGCCAGTCCCGACGGCGAGATTGCCCGACTGGCAGGGGACGTTCCGGCCGACGACGGCGACTGGGAATCACTCGAGTCAGCCGGTATCGGGGCGGTTCGGGCGATCGATGGCGATCTCGTCGGCACCGAGGACGGCGTCTACCGCGTCCACGAGGCGGGGCTCGACCACGCTGGACTCTCTGCCGTCCGGGACGTCTCCGCGGCCGGCGTGCCGCTTGCGGCCACCGACGACGGGCTCTACAAACTCGGCAACGGCTGGATGCAGGTCCTCGAGGGGCCCTTCGACGTCGTCGCCGCGGACCCACAAAGCGAGCCGGGTCGACTCGCTCGGGCCCACGCCGTCTCCGGCGAGACGGTCTACGCCTACGGTGAGAACGACTGGCAGGTATACGACCGCTCGAGCACGCCCGTCGTCGGATTCGGGTACGGCGAGACGTGCTATGCCGTCACCGAACGGGGGACGTTCCTCTCGGCGACGCCGGACGACGGCAACGGACCCTGGCGCTCGCGAACACTCGGCATCGGAGACGTGACGGGACTCGCCGTACTGCGATAG
- a CDS encoding ribose-phosphate diphosphokinase: MTTIVSGAASQTLAAALARELDVSLATAEYDRFPDGELLAAAPDFGDDRAIVVASTVSSDAHLELLQLQDAVREAGAEEVVTVLPYMGYGRQDKAFEAGHPISARAVARAISTGADRVLTVTPHEEAVCEFFEPTATAVDAAGRLAEPLPDDLADPVFLSPDAGAIELAETVRDAYGDGETDYFEKVRHSGTDVEITPSDVDVAGRDVVVADDIIATGSTMSEAVAVLQDRGVERVFLTCVHPLLARNAVTKLSRAGVEAIYGTDTIERSVSAVSVAPALAEHL; the protein is encoded by the coding sequence ATGACCACGATCGTCAGCGGCGCTGCGTCACAGACGCTGGCCGCTGCACTTGCTCGCGAACTCGATGTCTCGCTCGCGACCGCCGAATACGACCGGTTTCCGGACGGTGAACTGCTCGCCGCCGCACCAGATTTCGGCGACGACCGCGCGATCGTCGTCGCCTCGACGGTCTCGAGCGACGCCCATCTCGAACTGCTCCAGCTTCAGGATGCGGTCCGAGAAGCCGGGGCCGAAGAGGTCGTCACTGTCCTCCCGTACATGGGCTACGGCCGGCAGGACAAGGCGTTCGAGGCAGGCCATCCTATTTCTGCTCGTGCAGTTGCCCGCGCTATCTCGACCGGTGCGGATCGCGTGCTGACCGTCACGCCCCACGAGGAAGCGGTGTGTGAGTTCTTCGAGCCGACGGCAACCGCCGTCGATGCGGCCGGCCGACTCGCCGAGCCGCTGCCAGACGACCTCGCGGATCCGGTCTTCCTCTCGCCCGACGCGGGCGCGATCGAGCTCGCCGAGACGGTCCGCGACGCCTACGGCGACGGCGAGACGGATTACTTCGAGAAGGTTCGCCACTCCGGTACCGACGTCGAGATCACCCCCAGTGACGTCGACGTGGCCGGCCGCGACGTCGTCGTCGCCGACGACATCATCGCGACGGGATCGACGATGAGTGAAGCCGTCGCCGTCTTACAGGACCGCGGCGTCGAGCGCGTCTTCCTCACCTGTGTCCACCCGCTGCTCGCACGAAACGCCGTCACGAAACTCTCCCGAGCCGGCGTCGAAGCGATCTACGGCACAGATACGATCGAACGATCCGTAAGCGCCGTTTCGGTCGCGCCTGCACTCGCCGAACACCTCTGA
- a CDS encoding heme NO-binding domain-containing protein encodes MHGIIHKTLKEYVIAKTDEETWGAIVDQADIEPTLYLPVSSYDDAEVEAILKTLSSMAVQKRRQIERDLGRALAPELLSTFSAHVRGDGDLFEVLERLESIVESVDTTTNANALPTVSGTRESADCVRVTYCTHRERCYCGLAQGILEGMANVFETEATVIETACVADGDETCAFRVEQD; translated from the coding sequence ATGCACGGAATTATCCACAAAACGCTCAAGGAGTACGTTATCGCGAAGACCGACGAGGAAACGTGGGGGGCCATCGTTGACCAGGCTGACATCGAACCCACGTTGTACCTTCCCGTCTCGTCGTACGACGACGCCGAAGTCGAGGCAATCCTCAAGACGCTGTCGTCGATGGCCGTCCAGAAACGCCGGCAGATCGAACGTGACCTCGGTCGGGCGCTCGCGCCTGAGCTCCTGTCGACCTTTTCTGCCCACGTTCGCGGCGATGGGGACCTGTTCGAGGTGCTCGAGCGCCTCGAGTCGATCGTCGAAAGCGTCGACACGACGACGAACGCGAACGCGCTGCCGACCGTCTCGGGGACTCGCGAGTCAGCCGACTGCGTTCGCGTGACCTACTGCACTCACCGGGAGAGGTGTTACTGCGGGTTGGCACAGGGGATTCTCGAGGGGATGGCCAACGTCTTCGAGACGGAGGCGACCGTGATCGAAACGGCGTGTGTCGCCGACGGCGACGAGACGTGTGCGTTTCGAGTGGAGCAGGACTAA
- a CDS encoding M61 metallopeptidase family protein: protein MTTRVAVCLVVVVLLGAIPAGVAGAGGSQTAPETDTTGVDAAVTPSVSSGSTTSLAGANDVLHRTMTLRQLPDQPGTFETTITFDVPKPLTGLEIGLESKATIRATEGFEATEEGTYRWDETTETPTIRFTMPANRTGTTGGHTSQPESDTRESGPTIATATAAPAEGEGYTFLETGEWGVVQVPNVSLSYRTATSAPIGVEETVTVDGPGAAGTELAVFGEVTEHERTVDGERLRLVVLEAADLRERPADILDSLEAASGRLDVGSSASEAVMVAVPSDVDWGSRGMQYGPSDAWVVADAPLAEATNVWLHEYVHVRQRFANPDVGTASDGQWLVEAQAEYYAALLAYEQELITYREFRRSLERGTESPAADAVLAEPSTWGDSNANYLKGALVYGELDRQLRLATDGDRSLDDVFRTLNARDERVSETEFLEALEAAGGATVRERAERYTRTAETPDAWNRFEHRAAFDQPRTPITSGLGTDQIRVGDQPWERWDRTDIGSLEADDQRGDRATDRGVVAVPAGERVTIPVVIENGGDRTGTADATLRVDGKIVDHTQRRLEGGERASETLAWMPTEPGIHDVRIGSDRLTVVVRSAPSLTVTELQFSPDSVDPGESVTATATVTTGDEYPAAGTLEFRTPGETVTGPPIALAPGEAGTVEVTLQFDGDGRYEVVAGEQSTTITVGGTLERLDTVPGFGGVAAVVALGLALVVALFGRRR, encoded by the coding sequence GTGACTACTCGAGTCGCCGTCTGTCTCGTTGTCGTGGTGTTGCTCGGGGCGATCCCGGCCGGCGTCGCCGGTGCCGGCGGGTCGCAGACAGCACCCGAGACTGATACGACCGGTGTCGACGCCGCGGTTACACCCAGCGTGAGCAGCGGGTCGACCACCAGTCTAGCCGGTGCAAACGACGTCCTCCACCGGACGATGACACTGCGGCAGCTCCCGGACCAACCGGGGACGTTCGAGACCACGATCACGTTCGACGTTCCGAAGCCGCTGACCGGCCTCGAGATTGGCCTCGAATCAAAAGCCACGATCCGCGCCACCGAGGGCTTCGAGGCGACCGAGGAGGGGACGTACCGGTGGGACGAGACGACCGAGACGCCGACGATTCGATTCACGATGCCAGCGAATCGAACGGGCACGACCGGCGGCCATACAAGCCAGCCCGAGTCCGACACACGAGAATCGGGACCGACAATTGCGACAGCCACGGCGGCACCAGCCGAGGGAGAGGGGTATACGTTCCTCGAGACCGGCGAGTGGGGCGTCGTCCAGGTTCCCAACGTCAGCCTCTCCTATCGGACGGCGACCAGCGCACCCATCGGCGTCGAGGAAACTGTCACCGTCGACGGCCCCGGCGCGGCCGGCACGGAGCTGGCCGTCTTCGGAGAAGTGACCGAACACGAACGAACTGTCGACGGAGAACGGCTCAGGCTGGTGGTCCTCGAGGCTGCCGATCTTCGAGAGCGGCCAGCGGACATCCTCGACAGCCTCGAGGCCGCCAGCGGGCGACTCGACGTGGGCTCGAGTGCCAGCGAGGCCGTCATGGTCGCCGTCCCGAGCGATGTCGACTGGGGATCGCGGGGTATGCAGTACGGCCCCAGCGATGCGTGGGTCGTCGCCGACGCGCCGCTTGCGGAGGCGACTAACGTCTGGCTCCACGAGTACGTCCACGTCAGACAGCGATTCGCCAACCCCGACGTCGGCACCGCGAGCGACGGCCAGTGGCTCGTCGAAGCGCAGGCGGAGTACTACGCGGCCCTACTTGCGTACGAACAGGAGTTAATCACGTACCGCGAGTTTCGCCGCTCGCTCGAGCGCGGCACGGAGTCGCCCGCGGCGGATGCCGTCCTCGCCGAGCCGTCGACCTGGGGCGACAGCAACGCGAACTACCTGAAAGGGGCGCTGGTGTACGGCGAACTGGACCGGCAGCTCCGGCTCGCGACCGACGGCGACCGCAGCCTCGACGACGTGTTCCGGACGCTGAACGCTCGCGACGAGCGAGTGAGCGAGACCGAGTTCCTCGAGGCGCTCGAGGCCGCGGGCGGGGCGACCGTTCGAGAGCGCGCCGAGCGATACACCCGAACGGCCGAGACGCCGGACGCGTGGAACCGGTTCGAACACCGCGCCGCGTTCGACCAGCCGCGGACGCCCATCACGTCCGGACTCGGGACGGACCAGATCAGGGTCGGCGACCAACCGTGGGAGCGCTGGGACCGCACCGATATCGGCAGTCTCGAGGCGGACGATCAACGCGGTGATCGCGCGACCGACCGCGGCGTGGTGGCCGTGCCGGCCGGTGAGCGCGTCACGATCCCGGTCGTGATCGAGAACGGCGGCGATCGAACCGGCACCGCGGATGCGACCCTGCGGGTCGATGGGAAGATCGTCGACCACACCCAGCGACGACTTGAGGGCGGCGAACGGGCGAGCGAGACGCTGGCGTGGATGCCGACGGAGCCAGGCATCCACGACGTCCGGATCGGCTCGGATCGACTGACCGTCGTCGTTCGCTCGGCACCGAGTCTGACCGTCACCGAGTTGCAATTCAGCCCCGACAGCGTCGACCCCGGCGAGTCGGTGACGGCGACCGCGACAGTGACGACGGGCGACGAGTATCCGGCTGCGGGCACGCTCGAGTTCCGAACGCCGGGAGAGACCGTCACTGGGCCGCCGATCGCGCTCGCACCCGGCGAGGCCGGGACCGTCGAGGTCACTCTCCAGTTCGACGGCGATGGGCGCTACGAGGTCGTCGCCGGCGAGCAGTCGACGACGATCACCGTCGGCGGCACGCTCGAACGGCTCGATACCGTTCCCGGCTTCGGCGGCGTCGCAGCAGTCGTCGCGCTCGGACTCGCGCTCGTAGTCGCACTGTTCGGTCGGCGACGGTAA
- a CDS encoding permease, with the protein MIPAGYETALVDSAEYFVHLALVLAPLFVGASFLVGLAQEYLPPERVEAMLRSRDHGSGNVLAAGLGAVTPFCSCSTVPVLAGLLGAGAPLGLAFSFLLASPIVNWIAVVLLFGLFGTGVTVAYVVTALSAAIVGGIVIGTLNLENYVKDVRITAGGREITTDGGTATGSASCACSTSATRSHRERVTEAGRGALSFFRDTLPYIVVGIAIGALIHGAVPATFLQQIAGPSNPLATPMAALAGAPIYVSISGMLPIAHSLAEQGIPIGTVIAFVIGGAGISIPNLILLNKLFERRLLVVYAGTVVTIGITVGVLFNTVLAGLL; encoded by the coding sequence ATGATCCCCGCCGGCTACGAGACGGCGCTGGTCGATTCCGCCGAGTACTTCGTGCATCTGGCGCTCGTGCTCGCCCCGCTTTTTGTCGGGGCGTCGTTTCTCGTCGGCCTCGCACAGGAGTACCTGCCGCCGGAGCGGGTCGAAGCAATGCTTCGATCTCGAGACCACGGGAGCGGGAACGTTCTCGCTGCCGGACTCGGCGCAGTGACGCCGTTTTGCTCGTGTTCGACGGTCCCGGTCCTCGCCGGGTTGCTCGGGGCGGGTGCCCCGCTCGGCCTTGCATTCTCGTTTCTGCTCGCATCGCCGATCGTCAACTGGATCGCCGTCGTCCTGCTGTTCGGACTCTTCGGAACCGGCGTGACCGTCGCCTACGTCGTGACGGCACTGTCCGCGGCGATCGTCGGCGGCATCGTCATCGGCACGCTCAACCTCGAGAACTACGTCAAAGACGTTCGAATTACGGCTGGCGGACGCGAAATCACGACCGACGGCGGAACGGCAACCGGGAGTGCGAGCTGTGCGTGTAGCACCTCGGCCACGCGATCACACCGAGAGCGAGTTACCGAGGCCGGTCGCGGCGCACTGTCGTTTTTCCGGGATACGCTTCCGTACATCGTCGTCGGGATCGCGATCGGTGCGCTCATCCACGGTGCGGTTCCGGCGACGTTCCTCCAGCAGATCGCTGGACCGTCGAATCCGCTCGCGACGCCGATGGCTGCACTGGCCGGTGCGCCGATCTATGTGAGTATCAGCGGCATGCTGCCGATCGCCCACTCGCTCGCCGAACAGGGGATCCCCATCGGCACGGTGATCGCGTTCGTCATCGGCGGCGCCGGGATCAGCATTCCAAACCTGATCCTGTTGAACAAGCTCTTCGAGCGACGACTGCTCGTGGTGTATGCGGGAACCGTCGTGACGATCGGGATCACGGTCGGCGTGCTGTTCAATACCGTGTTGGCTGGCCTGCTCTGA
- a CDS encoding ArsR/SmtB family transcription factor yields the protein MTDQPGIDDDGPSESASETINRMSEGACCAGAFPANRRVNDDVIDSELRVFKALSNEKRLRIIEALRDGELCACELETILDAPQSTVGSHLSQLREAGIVRTRKEGKWTYYRIADTASLQLLDLAAALGEY from the coding sequence ATGACCGATCAACCCGGAATCGACGACGACGGACCGAGCGAATCGGCGAGCGAGACGATCAACCGGATGAGCGAGGGGGCCTGCTGTGCAGGTGCCTTTCCGGCAAATCGCAGAGTCAACGACGACGTAATCGACAGCGAACTGCGCGTTTTCAAGGCGCTGTCGAACGAAAAACGGCTCCGGATCATCGAGGCACTTCGCGACGGCGAGCTGTGTGCCTGTGAGCTGGAGACGATCCTCGATGCGCCGCAGTCGACCGTCGGCTCCCACCTCTCACAGCTCCGCGAGGCAGGTATCGTTCGCACCCGAAAAGAGGGCAAGTGGACCTACTATCGGATTGCAGATACGGCGAGTCTCCAGTTACTCGACCTCGCCGCCGCGCTGGGTGAGTACTAA